In the genome of Vicia villosa cultivar HV-30 ecotype Madison, WI linkage group LG7, Vvil1.0, whole genome shotgun sequence, one region contains:
- the LOC131616238 gene encoding seed linoleate 9S-lipoxygenase-like: protein MFGILNTNKSQKIKGTVVLMPKNVLDFNAITSIPKGSVLDAPGKIIGGVTGIVGGVIDTATAFLGRNVSIQLISATKTDAGGKGEVGKEAFLSSHLPRLPTLGARQDAFSIYFEYDANFGIPGAFYIRNYTSAEFFLVSVTLEDIPNRGSVQFVCNSWIYNFRSYNKDRIFFTNDTYLPSQTPAALTHFRKEELLNLRGDGTGERKVYDRIYDYDVYNDLGNPDYGDKFVRPVLGGSSTYPYPRRVRSGRKSTRRDPKSEKPGEIYVPRDENFGHLKSSDFLMYGIKSISQTVMPLLKSVICDEFGSFDEVRGLFEGGIKLPTDILSQIAPLPALKEILRTDGEQVLKFPPPHVIKVSKSAWMTDEEFGREMVAGVNPCVIRLLQEFPLKSTLDTVVYGDQSSTITKEQLETNLGELTVEQALNGKRLFVLDYHDAFMPYLERININAKAYATRTILFLKDDGTLKPIAIELSVPHSNGVQYGAESKVILPAEDGSVESTIWLLAKAHVIVNDSCYHQLMSHWLNTHAVMEPFIIATNRHLSVLHPINKLLYPHFRDTININGQARQALINAEGIIEQTFLPGPSSVEISSAVYKNWVFTDQALPADLIKRGLAVEDPSSPHGLRLAIEDYPYAVDGLEIWDAIKAWVQEYVSLYYPTDEAVQKDTEIQPWWKEAVEKGHGDLKDKPWWPKMQTIQDLVQSCSIIIWTASALHAAVNFGQYPYGGYILNRPTNSRRFIPEKGTPEYAEMEKSPQKAYLKTITSKYQTLIDLSVIEILSRHASDEVYLGERDSKYWTSDSRAVQAFTKFGTKLAEIEGKIHSRNKDSSLKNRYGPVQLPYSLLVGKSEEGLTFKGIPNSISI, encoded by the exons TGATCAGTGCCACTAAAACGGATG CTGGTGGAAAGGGAGAAGTTGGAAAGGAGGCGTTTTTGAGCAGTCATCTGCCTCGGTTACCAACATTGGGAGCAAGACAAGATGCATTCagtatttattttgaatatgatGCTAATTTTGGAATTCCTGGAGCTTTTTACATAAGAAACTACACTTCAGCTGAGTTCTTCCTTGTCAGTGTAACTCTTGAAGACATTCCTAACCGTGGATCTGTTCAGTTTGTTTGTAACTCATGGATTTACAATTTCAGAAGTTACAATAAGGACAGAATCTTCTTCACCAATGAT ACTTATCTTCCAAGTCAAACACCAGCTGCATTGACTCACTTTAGAAAAGAAGAGTTGCTGAATCTAAGAGGAGATGGAACTGGTGAACGCAAGGTTTATGATAGGATATATGATTATGATGTATATAATGATCTTGGAAATCCTGATTACGGCGACAAATTTGTTCGTCCGGTGCTCGGAGGGTCTAGCACTTATCCGTATCCTCGTAGGGTTAGGAGCGGCAGAAAATCAACCAGAAGAG ACCCTAAGAGCGAAAAACCTGGTGAGATTTATGTTCCGAGAGATGAAAATTTTGGTCACTTGAAGTCATCGGACTTTCTTATGTATGGAATAAAATCGATTTCCCAAACTGTCATGCCTTTGCTTAAATCTGTGATTTGTGATGAGTTCGGTAGCTTCGATGAAGTGCGTGGACTTTTCGAAGGTGGGATTAAGCTTCCTACTGATATACTTAGCCAAATCGCCCCCTTACCGGCTCTTAAGGAAATCTTGCGCACAGATGGTGAACAAGTCCTCAAGTTTCCACCACCTCATGTAATCAAAG TTAGCAAGTCTGCATGGATGACTGATGAAGAATTTGGGAGAGAGATGGTTGCTGGTGTAAACCCTTGTGTGATCCGTCTTCTTCAA GAGTTCCCTCTGAAAAGTACTCTAGATACCGTTGTATACGGTGATCAATCTAGTACAATAACGAAAGAGCAGTTAGAGACTAACCTTGGTGAGCTCACAGTAGAACAGGCACTTAACGGAAAGAGATTATTCGTCTTAGATTACCATGATGCTTTCATGCCGTATTTGGAGAGGATTAACATAAATGCAAAGGCTTATGCCACTAGGACAATCTTGTTCTTGAAAGACGATGGAACTTTGAAGCCAATAGCCATTGAATTGAGTGTGCCACACTCAAATGGGGTTCAATATGGTGCTGAAAGCAAAGTAATTTTGCCTGCAGAAGACGGCAGTGTCGAAAGTACAATTTGGCTATTGGCCAAGGCTCATGTAATTGTAAATGATTCATGCTATCATCAACTCATGAGCCATTG GTTGAATACTCATGCGGTGATGGAACCGTTTATCATAGCAACAAACAGACATCTAAGTGTGCTTCACCCGATTAATAAGCTTTTATATCCTCACTTCCGTGACACAATAAATATCAATGGACAAGCTCGACAAGCTCTAATCAATGCCGAAGGCATTATTGAACAAACATTTCTACCTGGACCAAGTTCCGTTGAGATTTCTTCGGCAGTTTACAAGAATTGGGTTTTCACTGATCAAGCGTTACCTGCCGATCTTATCAAGAG AGGATTAGCTGTCGAGGACCCGTCTTCCCCCCATGGACTTCGTCTTGCGATAGAAGACTACCCTTATGCTGTAGATGGGCTAGAAATATGGGATGCTATCAAGGCATGGGTCCAAGAGTACGTCTCGTTGTATTATCCAACCGATGAAGCAGTGCAAAAGGACACTGAAATACAACCTTGGTGGAAGGAAGCTGTAGAAAAGGGTCACGGTGACTTGAAAGACAAGCCATGGTGGCCCAAGATGCAAACTATTCAAGACTTGGTTCAATCTTGCTCCATTATCATATGGACCGCTTCTGCTCTTCACGCAGCTGTTAACTTTGGACAATATCCTTACGGAGGATATATCCTCAACCGTCCAACTAATAGCCGAAGATTCATCCCAGAGAAAGGAACTCCAGAATACGCCGAGATGGAAAAAAGTCCTCAAAAGGCGTATCTGAAAACAATTACATCTAAATACCAGACTCTCATTGATCTTTCCGTGATTGAAATCTTGTCAAGGCATGCTTCTGATGAAGTGTACCTTGGCGAGAGGGATAGCAAGTATTGGACATCTGATTCAAGGGCGGTTCAAGCCTTCACAAAGTTTGGAACCAAACTCGCTGAAATTGAAGGGAAAATCCATAGCAGGAACAAAGACTCTAGTTTGAAGAACCGCTACGGACCGGTGCAACTGCCCTACAGTTTGCTCGTTGGAAAAAGTGAGGAAGGGTTAACCTTCAAAGGAATTCCCAACAGTATCTCTATTTGA